Genomic segment of Lepus europaeus isolate LE1 chromosome 6, mLepTim1.pri, whole genome shotgun sequence:
ggcagctgctgctgctggttctTCTTGTTTTGAGAttaatgtattttattgatttgaaaggcagagagtgtctctctctctctctccctctctctctctcttacacacacacacacacacagacttctatccgctggttcacccagATGGTCCATCTTTTGGCTCactcctccagatggccacaatagcttgggctgggctgggtggaagccaggagccaggaactccatccaggtctcccacgtgggtgacaggaacccaagtaattgagccatcatctgctgcttcccagggtgctcattatcaggaagatggattggaagcacaacAAGGAATCAAACAAGACcctgcaatgtgggatgtggtATCCTCCGCACCCACTTAcgtactacaccaaatgcccacccccgttttgtttttaaattctaacTCTAAGCCGTGGGAAGAAGGGAAGTGTGACCAGTTCCGGGCCCTCACACCCAGGCCAGATCGGGCTCCAGGGCTCTGGCACTGGCTGCTCTCAGGATCtgctgcctggctcccagcttaaccccaggggcccctgctacctaagCCCGGGATCTCTTTCCCTGAGGAGCCAGCCTTTGCCTCTGTGAGAATGAACGTATTTGACAGAGTCCTTAACAAAAGTTAGAaaatccagctcttttctgtctTGGAGCTAGAAAGACTCAAGCGAGGACTCAGGAGAGGCTCTGGTGGGGTTCTTGGGTGGGTGTTTTCCCCCTGCCGGGTGGGGTGAAATATTGAAACCCCAccccttacattttctttttaaagccgGGATGTGTGTTAAAATGAAACAGACTGACAAACGAACAACAACAAAACGGAACCACAGATGTAAGAATGTACACGTGTTCTGCTCAAGTGGCCAAATCAGAACAGCCCAAGGCTGGGGTACGAATATTCTAAGGGAATAACTTATTGACATAAGGAGTCAGTGAATTTATTCTAAAAAGGATGGAAGAGCAAATACTTTCAATTTTGCTAAGACAATGTttgctacatttattttttaaatgagcccTACAAAATGTACAAACTGGTCTTGGGCCACAGGGAATACATAAATAGGCTGCAGGCAAAGCTGTTATTAAAAAGTATCAAACAGCCAGTGTCGTGGTGCAGCAaagtaagccaccacctgcagcactgggatTCCACAGAGGCGCagctttgagtccaggctgctccactactgacccagctccccgctaacggcctgggaaagcagcagaagagggccctagtgcttgggccactgccacccgcgtgggagacctggatggagttcctggctactagattcctgctggcccagccctagctgttgggaccatttggagagtgaaccagtggatggaagatctttcttgttctctctgtctctctgtgtgtgtgtgtgcgcgcgcgtgcgtgtgtctctctctttctctgtcactctttcaaaaaataagtaaatcttaaaaaaatgaataatgtaaAGAACTGGAACATTTATATATTTGGGATCAGGAAGCAGGAAACAGACTACTGGAAAGAGTCATCCCTAGGATAAGTCAGCTCGGGTAAACTGCCTCTAAACCAAAGGTTTGGGACAACAGTGCAGTGTTTGTAAAGGCTGGAGGCAGAAATAGCGATGGTGAGTGGATGACTCCCTTGCACGGTCAGCTCAGCTGAGGCAGATCCATGCCAGACGCAGGGTCTGGAGATTCATCTTCCAGAGATGCTTTGATGCTATCAGTTGCTTCAGCGGTATGAGAAGCTGCAGCACCTGCTTACGAAATACTTACCTCGCTCAGACTTTTGCTTAAAGGCAAGATGGACTAACAAGGACAGATTTACCTCCCAACCTCAGTCCAGCAACCAAACAGAAGCAGACACACTGTGCAAAGCAACAGTTTCCAAAACACAGGGTAGTAAGCCACAAAAGGAAACGGACTCCAGAGGGGCTGCCGGGCTTTGACCACCTCGggctgctcccaggccacagacagGCAAAGGAACCAAGAGAGATTCTGGCCAGCTCCCTGAGTGGAGAAACTGCAGCTGAGAGCCTGGGTGGACCACGGTGGTGAGAGAGCTCACTGTAGAGTGAAGAGTGGGAAGAACTGTGAGAAGGAAACTCAGGGGTCTGCAGTGGGACCCCACCACCCCAAGTAAtcagcaaagcacagagcaatgcACAAGGGTAAGAAAACTGCCAGACAGGCCACGGGAAGAGAGGACCCGAAGGAACAATGCCAGTGCTCAGAGCCAACAGTGCCCTCCTCAAgcatgggagggggaggagaggaaaggggagggaaggatggggagGGGAACTGGGGGTCTGAAGGggtggagaaggaaaagaagaatagtaggaggagggagagagagaaagacaccttAAGATGCTGTGGGATACTATTAGCAGCTTAATACACatgtattggggctggtgcttggTGTAGTGGATtgagccgccgcctgtagtgcctgcatcacatatgggtatcggtttaagtcctggctgctccagagctccctgataatgcacctggggaagtagtggaagatggcccaagtccttgggcccctgcacccatgtgggaagacctggaggaagctcctggctcctggttttggatcggcgcagctatggccgttgtggccaattagggagtgaaccattggatggaagacctctctctctctctctctctctctctctctctctctctctctgcttctcctctctctgtgtgtaactctgactgaaATTGGATGCCTGTGGttaagtcccagctttgctctgtattccagcttcttgctaatgtgcacactgggagtcagcaggtgatggttcaagtacttgggtccctgtgactCATGTGGAAAATGTAGATTAAATTCCTGGCAGTTACATGCATTTGTGAGGTggacctgcaggtggaagattgctctctctgcctttcaaataaataaaatgtttagaaaaaattaataagCTATTGTATTTCTATACACTAgcaatgggggccagcgctgtggcgtagttggtaaggccactgcctgcagtgctggcattccatatggatgctggtttgagtcctgactgttccactttcaatccagctctctgctatgacctgggaaagcagtagaagatggcccatgtccttgggcccctgtacccacattggcaacccagaagaagctcctggctcctggctttggatcggtgcagctccagccattgcagccaattggggagtgaaccagcggatggaagacctctctctctctgcttctccatctctctctgtgtaactctgcctttcaaataaataaataaataaatcttttaaaaaaatagcaatgaacattttgaaattaaaattacagatgaTAACAATATATagtaacaaaaatatgaaatatataacaaaatatgtaaaacatatttatggagaaaactagaaaacattGCTTATAGAAATTAAAGAGTACCTAAGTAAACAAACTGATATGCCTTATTCAGGAGTCAGACAAATCAGCATTTTTAAGGTTTGAATTCTCCAAATTaatgtatagattcaatgcagCCACAATAAAAGTTCCAAAAAGCTTTGAACTTTTTTTTGactaacatgtaatatttgtgtatttttatgggGTGGAGTGCAACATTTCAACACTTACACGCAAGCTAAACTGACCAAGCCAGGCAGCCAGGCTCTCGTTTCCTTACCCCATCTTTATGTTTGCTGCCTGCTagctcctctcttccaatccTTTAGATGGTACGCGATACATTGCTGTGAACTTGTGTCATCCCattgtgctgtggaacactggaACTTGTTgattccttttaaattattttttatttgatggacaggtgaggaggaggtggggagagagagagagtgtgcaattgctcccatccattggctcactccctgctgtgccagggctggggctgggagctgggaacacaatccaggtcttccacagagTATCAGGAATTTAATTACTGGagcctcactgctgcttcccctggttatgcagtagcaggaatctggagtcaacAGCACAGCTCAGCACTGAACCCACTACTCTGACGTAGGATGTGGGAGAATTCATCACTAAACACTCACCCCTACAACTAGTCACTTTCATCTGATTGTGTTTTTGTACCCATTATCCAGCTTCCATTGATTACCCTTTCCTCACTTTTCCAAGGCTCTAGTAATCACTGTTCTAAGTTCAAATACACTACTcgttttaatttccacatatgggaggaaatattttgtAGAAACTGACAGATTGGgtttgtgttgtggcatagtgggtaaagctgccacctgtgatgctggcattccaaatgggtgctggtttgcgccccagccactccacttccaatccagctctctgctgatggcctgggaagagcagtggaagatggtgcaagtgtttgggcctctaccacacatgtgggagacccggatcaagttcttggctcctggccattgggaCCACTGGGGATTGAGCCAGCGGATATAAGACTTacttctctctcccttgctctgtctctctctattactctttcaaatgaataaataatttttttaaaaaaaccatataGATTACAATAGATGTTTGAAATAATTTACCATTAGACATAGTAAATCTAAATACAATGACATCACTGCATAtgtatcagaatggctaaaattgtAAGACTCACCATATGAAATTCTGGCATGGATGAGATAGGGTTGGAACATTTCTACAGTGCTTGTGGACATGTTAAGTGATACAATTTTGGGAAATAGTgtgtcacattctttttttaaattttaaaaaagtattcataTAAAGGTAAGAGATGTCATGTATTTCACTTGTACAGCtttgagaacataatgatacttcccaccctccttcctttcttattttccttttaatttttctgatgacatactttcttttttttaacttttttttttttgacaggcagagtggacagtgagagagtgagacagagagaaaggtcttcctttgccgttggttcaccctccaatggccgctgcggctggtgcactgtggctggcgcaccgcgctgatccgaagccagtagccaggtgcttctcctggtctcccatggggtgcagggcccaagcacttgggccatcctccactgccctcccgggccacagcagagagctgtcctggaagaggggcaacctggacagaatccagcgcctcgactgggactagaacccggtgtgccggtgccacaggcggaggattagcctattgagccaccgcgccggccatGATGGCATACTTTCAACTCACTTTATGATCACAAGcctaaccctccactaaatgaagaattcaattagCAGTAAGAAGAATAGAAAAGGGTTATAATCAATAATAAAATCCCCTatgtcagtttcactcaaatacattcctttttctaattctatatattagttaccatgaATCAGAGGAAACATTTGTCTTTTGgcgattggcttatttcactaagcataatggcagTAAAGAGCTAACCATACACTTCCTATATGATCCAGACTCCTGGGTGTTTacctaagaaaaaagaaatcctatgtTCACACAAAGACTTGttcatgaatgttcatagcagctttatttgtagtATTCAAAAACTGAGACAAGTCAAATGTCATCACCAggcaaatggataaacaaattgtggtatattTATACCAGTCAACACtgaacattttaataaatgaataactgaTACAAGCAAGAAGATGGAGATGTATGAATCAAAACAAATGTGTAGTGTAAGAAGCTAGGCCAAAAACAGAAGGCGTAGTGTCTGAGTTCATTCATATGAAACTGCACAAACACAAGCTGACAGCATCCTGGTCAGGGGTGGAGGCGTTGGAAGGTGCCTGATGAAACCTTTGAGGGTTTCTTGATGTTCACGTGAAAACTTATCAAGTTGTACCCTTTAAACGGTCAAGTTTTCTATGCCAACTATACTCAATAGAGCTGTTAACAAAAATAACATCTCTTGTCTTCCttggaaaaatatcatatttaatgTTTGTTATAAGATGGGTGCTGGATTGAGTACAGCAAAAATGGAAAGGCTTCCTTACAAAGCAGGATGGGCCATGAAGAGGGTGGAAATAGAAAGGCTATTTCTCCATTTCCATCTGTTTCTACTCAGCAACATTTGAATATCTGGCTCAGTTTGTTCTGGAATTGAGTGTATTCATTTATTGATCTGTATATTTCTGAATTATACAACGCTCAACAGAGTTGGGGTGAGGTCACCAACAATGAATTATGTATTTTAGGGTAGAAAATTCTACTATGTGTGTCTTTGGGCTTAGAGCTATGAAGCTGTTCTTTGGTAGATAAAAGGTGAAGACATGACACAGGTTTAGGAAGTGATCATGGGTTGTAAATTAGTTCACAAAAAAGTCTATTCAGTTACTAATTCCTTCCTGGGGCTCCTCCAGTTTCCCAATGTatgtgagatgtgtgtgtgtgcatgtgtgtgtgcatgcatgctgGAGTCTGGACATGCAATTACAAAGACCAACGAACAATGATTTTAAAGTTGATAATGCACGCTTGTTTTCAGTTTGATCAGTTTGATCTTTCCTCTGTTTCTTCATGTTGTAGTTTCCCATGTGTAGTTCTCCTTTTCTGCTTTCTGCTTGCAGTTGGGCAAGTTCTCTGTGTTGTCTGCCATGCAGCTTTAGGAAGGTGAAGGGAAGGTGCACTGAGGTAGACAAGACTGAGTGAAGTGGGCTCCCAAGCTTGGAGAGGAGccaaattttaaatacaaaagggAAGTGCCGTTGAGGGCTGGCAGAGGCTTGGAAACAGTTGGTTGAGCAAGAGAGAAGGGTGTTGGGGATAGATAGATAATgagataaagataaataaataatagatgtaGATAGGTGATAGACGTAGGTAGGTCAATAGATGATAAatacagacagatagaaagatggaaaaaaaaccCCTTTTGATACAAAGGTATCAGGCAGCTGGATCCCCAGGCTTTGCCTCTGATAAGGAGTTGAGCAGCTCTCAGGACTCTCACAGTTCGCACCTACGTCACAAGGAGTAGCTTACATTCCAGAATAAAGTTCAttgactttcttttcttccagAGCCTTCAAATTCACTCTGACCTCAGCAGATTTGCCTTCTTCTGACAGATACTGTATGCAACTAAAATGCAGTTCTCAGCAAAAACATTTCCCCTCTGCATATATGCACAGGTGCCTGAAGGGTACCTCTGGGAAACAGCGCCCTGGAATCTGAACCTGAGGCAGGGAAGAAGAAAAGTTAGATTTACAGGCAATTTGTGTCAGGAAATCAACATTTTCTTTAAActtcaaatcaataataaatgtGGTGAAGAAAACTCAAGAGGAGATCTAAACGGATAAAGGCAAGGATAGAGGCAAGGAAGGAGACTTTCAGAAATCCCCTAAGCTCCCCTCTGGAGATAAAAGGGACCTCGGTGGAATGCAGCAGTACCTTCACTAGCAGGTTCAGCAAGGAATGGTGAACTTACAAGTGGGGCATCAGAGGAGAACCGTCTTCCCAGAGCCATGAGTAGTCGGGTTTCCTCCGGGATAATCCCATCCAGaatgggaagctggagtgggaagtCGCTTGCTGGATGAAGCCCTGTGGGGAACAGTGGTTGTGAGCTGGTGGTGGAATCAATGGGAAATAGAATCTGAATGTCAGTTAGTGTTagattcataaaaatgaaaaccaaaaaggaTCTTTGAGATACCCATGatgggtcttttaaaaaaaagatctgttttatttactttatttgagagagagagagaaagtctcccatccactagttccctccccagatgcccacacaacttgggttgggccagaccaaagccaagagctgagtcTTCCCTCCCATATTGGTGACAGGGCCCTGACtctaagccatcgcctgctgctttccaagggtacatgttagcaggaaattggaatagggagcagagctagaacttgaactcatGTTCTCGGATACGGGAAGTACTAGGACAAATGGTTCCCCATCACATGCTATGGCTTTACAGAAATGTTTGCTAAAGTCTAGAGATAGTACCTAGCTTGTCAATCCAAGGTCATGCACAGTTGGTGGCAGGACTGGGCTGAAGAACAGATCTTTAGGCCCTCAAACAAGGGCACCTCCATTGAGGACCTAAACCTCATTTATTTCCCCATCATGCAACACTCCAGCCCAGCCATCATCTACAAACACTCACCAGATCTTCTGTGCTGTTAATTTTCAATAACTGGGCATCCAAAGACAAACATTTCTCTTGACTACTTTCCCAATTAAATGATCCAGAGGAAAACAGATAACAGTTTTTTCCATGCCAGAGCCAGTCTTCGGGACAAGGACCTAGTAAGCAAAGCAGGTCTAATTAGTGAGTCATGTTCAAGTGTGAGTATTTCTACAAGTCTTAAATCACTTTGCCCCTAGCCCTCCTACATGGATCCCACTTCTTAATCAGAATTGTACTCAGATTCTGTGAATACCTAGATAGCCTCAGAGtactttttctccattttttgaagaaaaacaatgcattctaatttttttaaagatttattttatttatttgaaagtcagagttgcacagagaggagaggcagagagagagagagacagagagagagagagtcagagagagacagagacagagacagagaggtcttccatctgctggttcactccccaaatgaccgcaatggccagagctgagctaatccaaagccaggagccaggagcttcttccgggtctcccacgctggtgcagggacccaacgtcttgggtcatcttctactgctttcccaggccatagcagagagctggatgggacgtggagcagccggtcttgaactggtgcccatatgggatgttggcgcttcaggccagggcattaaccggctgcgccacagtgccagtcccacattctaattttagtacaaaaaaattACTTCCCATTTAGCATTTTCTTTTCCCTGGTTACAAAGTGAGACAGGCTGCAATGTGATTTCAGAATCtgatctattttttaaacttatatttgGAATAATGGAAGAGTTAAGAGGTGTAACTATTGAATTGCCATTTTGATATTAGAAGTTAAGCttatgcattttaaaactttacatCTTTGAATAATGGGTTGACAAACTGTGTCTTCCTATTTTCAGACACAGGCTAAGCAATGCAGTAGCCATATGTGATCTCTGAAtatttgaaatgtggctagtttGAATTACGAGGTGCTGTGAATATAAGATACACATCTGATTTTGAAAATTTGGCATaaagaagaatgtaaaatattctaTCAATAACTTTAATActggttatttttttatttttattttttattttttgacaggcagagtggacagtgagagagagagagagagacagagagaaaggtcttccttttccgttggttcaccctccaatggccgctgcggccggcacaccacgctgatccgaaggcaggagccaggtgcttctcctggtctcccatggggtgcagggcccaagcacttgggccatcctccactgcactcctgggccacagcagagagctggcctggaagaggggcaactgggacagaatcaggtgccccgaccgggactagaacccggtgtgctggcgccacaggatgaggattagcctattgagccgtggcgctggccaatactggttattgaaataatatttgaaatattttagattAATTAAAATGTGATACTGAAAAGTTTCATtgacttttttcacttttaaatgtgTTTACTAGAACATTTAAGGTTACACAGTGATACACACTATATTTCATTTGGACAGAGTTGTTCTTGGGGGAATGAAATATTGATGTAGAGTGAGCAATAAGATTCCAGAAAATAGGGAGTTTTTCCAGTAGCAAAGTTCACAGGGATTTCAAAATAACTTACTCAGACCTTAGGAAATAGGCAAAATATGCCAGTCTCTATCCATGCATGGATGTTTTCAACAACCCTCaaatcaccatcatcatcattgtcattgTCTCTTCCATTGTGTTAGTAACACTTGGCATCTGTTTTTGCAGAAGCATAGCTTCTTGGTCTACACCATGACCAAAAGGTGGCACAAACCATCAGATAATTGTATAAGAGTTGGCTTTATCTGAGAGGAGAGAGTAGGAGGGCAGTCGACAACGAAGGATGAATGTGAATAAGAATATAAAAGGCAAAGCCCAAGCAACATATGCAACTTTTGTGCGTCTTCATTTACCTCACCCTATCACATGTAAAGGTAAAAATTACAGGCTTTCATGGGCTGGAGGAACAATCTAGTCAAGCTTTCCAAGCTATGAAAAAGCAAGAAAGACACATAGCAAAACATGGTAGTTAAATGCATTGCATTTctttttgggtgtgtgtgtgaagttaAACACAAATGTTACTCAGTATGTAACTATTGGAAGTACTTTACAGATGTTAACTTGTTTGATCCTCATAACAACTCTATGAGATTGGTTCCATCAATGTTTCCCATCTGACAAATAGAGAACATGGGGATTTGAACCTAGGTGGTCTAACTGCTGTGTTTAACCATCGTACCACACTACCTTTCAATCTTCTAAGTCAGATCCattcaaagaaatatttcttgGTGCCCTTCTCAGTGTTTTGATATAGAACCTTGGAGTCAATCTGGAATCCGCCAGTTTTAGCCAGGTGCGTGCACACCCTAGCATGAGAAGCACCAATAATTCTGGTGCTGAATATAAGCCTACTGCTGGGACTGCCTGGTACCTCATCCACTCAGTGACTGCAAGCAAACTCCCCAGAGCTCCTCAGAGTCACTCCTCATACAAGGGTGCTTCTAAGAGTTTGTGGAGTggggaattgaaagataaatccATTTTGGTgaagaaaaactttgaaatccataaatGCAAAGGATTCGTGGAgaagtattatgaaaaactgcatcaACTTCAAAATTTGGGGAACAAAATAATcatgtctttaaaaatagttttattttatttattggagagagagaaacagagtgaataggatggggatggggaaagagagagagagagagaggaaaaaaaaagtgcttccatctgctcattcactcctcaaatgcccgcaacaggtGGGACTAGGCTGGGTCAAAGCTGGAAGCCTGAACTCAATTCCAGCCCACCGTGGTTCCCtaggtgggtggcggggccccaCTTACTCAGACcataaccactgcctcccatggtctgcactagcagggagctggaattagtAGTTAGAGCTGgagatcaaacccaggtacttccacGTGGAACACTGTCATCCTAACTAGTATcgaaatgcctgccccaaactgatcttttaattccaccttttccacaactttttgaagtacccttgtacactGAGGACCACAGACTTGTTaataagaaaagcaaaacttGCCTCAAACTTGAGAAAACTGCCATACTTTTTCCTTGTTGTATTTTAGGGTTTATTTCTTtggcttttttcccctttctttcttttttctttttcttttttttttttttgtttgcttgttttaaacaTCTCAAAGCTGCTTGATAAAAAGCAGAACTTAAATTGGTGTCTCTACTAACCAGTCTTTATCTGACACTGACAAAGAGTGGAATATGTTACCTGGCATGTCTGCCCTCTGTGGACatgctatttattatttttgactaaTTATTCATGTGTGGCATCTCTGGGAGATGATTCTGAATGGTACTGACATAGCTTTAATCCAATACAATTTACAGTTGATAAAGGCAGAGCAGTTTAAACAGCTTTACTGTGAGATAAACCATTGGTTGGTATGCAGCTATGTCTGGCTCCTGTCAACATTCCTATCTTTGACACACATGCCTCCTTTCTTCAAGCTTTTATGGAAGTGTTGCCTTTATTTCCTGCAGGTTCTTTCCTGAAGCAGATTAAACACATGCTTGACACTTGCTCAAGATCAGGTTGTCTAAAATCTCTGCTTATTTTGGTCATTTAAAGTACCCGGTGCATAGTGAAGGGGTTTATGAACTGCAAAAACCTTACACAAAACTACTTATCATTATTCTTATCATTTAACTTTATCtgggtttcaattttttcacCCATAAAATTAAGAGATGGTATTCCTGGACTATTATTATATAATCATTATTCAAAGAAATCACATGGTTGAAATTAAGTGAGCTGCACCAGCAACAAGCTGGATAAATTCCTACTTATTAGAAGCAGCTGGTTTCTAATCCTGAGAATAGGGCACTCCTCTGTGTACCTCCAAGGAAGCAATGTTCCCCTGAAAGCGACTCTATCTCATACCTTCTAACTCTCCCTATGGCTGCAAGCTATTCATAATTACTCACTGGAGAAAAGATCGTATACATAGCTGAGTAGCTTGATGTTGTAGACGTTAATGTTTCTGCCTGACTCCTAGACTCTGAGTACACTTTAGACAGTGGAGACCAACTCAGTTCTGTGAACTGACTCCCTGGACCCCTCACATCCTTGTCTAGTGTGCAGTTATCTGTGTAACACTTCCAAGCCAGCCCACCTCTACTGAGCCTGTTTAGAAGTGGCGCCTTCTAAGGTACATTGGCTTAGCAGGAAGACACTGAGGAAGAGGAGGTGAAGAGTTGCCAGGACAAGAAGTCCCCTTAGAGAAAGAAATCCGGTGGTTAAGATCATTGGAATGGAAAGAGATAAAGATCTCCGGCAAGGCGTGTGGGTAGGACAGTGCTCCCAGGAAAATCCTCaaactggaatttttaaaagaaagaaaagctcttCTGATAAGGAAGAAAAACTGAAACCCACTGAAAGGTCTGCTCAAATCAGACATCTCAAGGATTTGGTGTAGATTAGGATGAGGATGACAAAAAGAGAGCGCCTGGGGTAGGATTAGTTGTTACAAATGAATAACCGAAACCTATATCAATGTGCCAACTTTGAGCCTGGAGGTATTTCCA
This window contains:
- the OLR1 gene encoding oxidized low-density lipoprotein receptor 1 isoform X2 encodes the protein MNLEIAVDDLKVKPMKDQPDQKWSGKKPKVLQVSDLLKQQQANLTLQENILEGQVLAQQQAEAASQESQRELKEMIEILAKRLDEKSKKQMELNHQYLNLQEALKRMANFSGPCPEDWLWHGKNCYLFSSGSFNWESSQEKCLSLDAQLLKINSTEDLGFIQQATSHSSFPFWMGLSRRKPDYSWLWEDGSPLMPHLFRFQGAVSQRYPSGTCAYMQRGNVFAENCILVAYSICQKKANLLRSE